Proteins from a single region of Corvus moneduloides isolate bCorMon1 chromosome 19, bCorMon1.pri, whole genome shotgun sequence:
- the COG1 gene encoding conserved oligomeric Golgi complex subunit 1 isoform X1, which yields MAAPPRGDARKCRPLPVAKMAAAAAPAAQAGAGVGVGVGAGVGAVAVMAARGAEAEALFEAHTTAELRAAERRLRAGIEQKREELRQMVGERYRDLIEAADTIAEMRRSAERLLGAVRGLQRGGAARPGPASTARPPAHQSFYGAAAQLKLLLEVPEQLWGAVEGGRYLPAARLHLLGAHLRRQLQLDTPRARSSPILARFPILLRQVAAASHLRSTILQESKALLRCPTGSDQAVAEALCAIMLLEDSSPRQALADFLLARKLAIQQLLNQPHHGAGIKAQVCSLMELLTTTLYQAHAVFYTVPEGMAPDPALPCGLLFSTLESTTGQNPAGRGGVLEEDLKLSSWFKYLPESVVEFQPTLRTLAHPISQEYLRETLQQWITMCSDDIRTGVRTLLVYVKSMKGLAGIRDAVWELLSSESGSHSWEAVCRRLLDRPVSFWEELLQQLFLDRLQTLTKEGFDSISSSSKQLLALALQELEVKAGSCALSKQIQLEHNVALFLWSESPGDLPGDAAWVSVGQRGPFARSGLAMKAQALTPCVQSFCSTLDSKLKARLEDVLSYLPTDDSVPKEPAGPPRSAFDRFADAGTVQGLLRDHCVACIQHLLGCVREQLQSAQSQLGPPGDARLNAVLFMARLCQALPELCPHLQRCVLGQAGGAELAPKEPRSAKKLGKGKAQEVSPELAKWQGVKAELLQQSLLAYQLWSSAVTKGLVQGFTHTLLLDTAGSVLATATNWDEIEIQEETESGSSVTSKIRLPVQPSWHVQCLLFSLCQEVNRVGGHTLPKVTLQELLRSCLAEVLAAYEKLVEQKQEKRPDSFPLTQSRALQLLYDLRYLSIILTAKSEDTKPSRIKQDSGIEKVIDFLEGHIDPFDLDVFTPHLNGNLNRLVQRTSVLFGLLTGTENQYTSRGSALSSQELHNILPLASSQIRFGLLPLSMSSSRKSKSTARSTERVQGQAAAPVLPREDEAARPGSLFRQLVTEDEDTVAPSLFKLGWLSGMTK from the exons ATGGCGGCGCCGCCCCGCGGAGACGCCCGGAAGTGCCGTCCCCTTCCCGTggccaagatggcggcggcggcggccccggcggcgcAGGCAGGAGCCGGGGTCGGTGTCGGTGTCGGTGCCGGTGTCGGGGCCGTGGCGGTGATGGCGGCCCGCGGCGCCGAGGCCGAGGCGCTGTTCGAGGCCCACACGACGGCCGAGCTgcgggcggcggagcggcggctgCGCGCCGGCATCGAGCAGAAGCGGGAGGAGCTGCGGCAGATGGTGGGCGAGCGCTACCGCGACCTCATCGAGGCGGCCGACACCATCGCCGAGATGCGGCGGAGCGCCGAGCGCCTGCTGGGCGCCGTGCGGGGGCTGCAGcgcggcggcgcggcccggcccggccccgccagcaCG GCTCGCCCCCCAGCTCACCAGAGTTTCTACGGGGCGGCGGCgcagctgaagctgctgctggaggttcCCGAGCAGCTCTGGGGGGCGGTGGAGGGGGGCCGGTACCTGCCCGCGGCCCGGCTCCACCTGCTCGGGGCCCACCTGCGccggcagctccagctggacaCCCCCCGAGCCCGCTCCAGCCCCATCCTCGCCCGGTTCCCCATCCTGCTGCGACAAGTGGCGGCCGCCAGCCACCTCAG ATCCACCATCCTGCAGGAGAGCAAGGCCCTGCTGCGCTGCCCGACGGGCTCGGACCAGGCGGTGGCCGAAGCCCTGTGTGCCATCATGCTGCTGGAGGACAGCTCCCCACGCCAGGCCCTGGCCGACTTCCTGCTGGCCAGGAAACTGgccatccagcagctgctcaacCAGCCACACCACG GTGCAGGTATCAAAGCTCAGGTGTGTTCCCTGATGGAGCTGCTCACCACCACCCTGTACCAGGCCCACGCTGTCTTCTACACCGTGCCCGAGGGGATGGCCCCggatccagccctgccctgtgggTTGCTCTTCTCCACCCTGGAGAGCACCACGGGCCAGAACCCCGCAG ggagaggaggggtgCTGGAGGAGGATTTGAAGCTGAGCAGCTGGTTCAAGTACCTGCCTGAGTCCGTGGTGGAATTCCAGCCCACCCTGCGGACCCTGGCACACCCCATCAGCCAGGAGTACCTCAGGGAGACCCTGCAGCAGTGGATCACCAT GTGCAGCGATGACATCAGGACAGGGGTCAGGACCCTGCTGGTGTACGTGAAGAGCATgaaggggctggcagggatcCGTGACGctgtgtgggagctgctgtCCAGCGAGTccggcagccacagctgggaggCCGTGTGCCGTCGCCTGCTGGACAGGCCCGTGTCCttctgggaggagctgctgcagcagctcttcctggacaggctgcag ACTCTGACCAAAGAAGGCTTTGACTCCATCTCAAGCAGCtccaagcagctgctggctttAGCCTTGCAGGAGTTGGAAGTGAAAGCCGGCAGCTGTGCCCTGAGCAAGCAGATCCAGCTGGAACACAACGTGGCGCTGTTCCTGTGGTCGGAGAGCCCCGGGGACCTGCCCGGGGACGCGGCGTGGGTCAGCGTGGGGCAGCGCGGGCCCTTCGCCAGGAGCGGGCTGGCCATGAAGGCACAGGCGCTCACTCCGTGCGTGCAGAGCTTCTGCTCCACGCTGGACTCCAAGctgaaggccaggctggaggatgTCCTGTCCTACCTCCCCACGGATGACTCTGTCCCCAAGGAGCCCGCGGGGCCGCCACGCTCTGCCTTCGACCGCTTCGCCGACGCCGGCACCGTGCAGGGGCTGCTCCGTGACCACTGCGTCGCCTGCATCCAGCACCTCCTGGGCTGCGTccgggagcagctccagagtgcccagagccagctgggCCCCCCTGGGGATGCCAGGCTCAACGCCGTGCTCTTCATGGCGAggctgtgccaggccctgcccgAGCTGTGCCCGCACCTGCAGCGCTGTGTCCTGGGCCAGGCAGGCGGCGCAGAGTTGGCACCCAAGGAACCGCGCTCTGCCAAGAAACTGGGCAAGGGCAAAGCCCAGGAAGTGTCCCCCGAGCTGGCCAAGTGGCAGGGGGTGAaggcagagctcctgcagcagagcctgttGGCTTATCAGCTCTGGAGCTCAGCTGTCACCAAA GGTCTGGTTCAGGGCTTCACCCACACGCTGCTGCTCGACACAGCTGGGTCTGTCCTGGCCACGGCCACCAACTGGGATGAGATTGAAATCCAGGAGGAAACCGAGTCTGGGAGCAGCGTGACGTCAAAGATCCGGCTGCCTGTGCAG CCCTCGTGGCACGTGCAGTGCCTCCTGTtcagcctgtgccaggaggTGAACAGGGTCGGTGGTCACACCCTGCCCAAGGTcaccctgcaggagctgctgaggagctgcctggcagaggtGCTCGCTGCCTATGAGAAGCTGGTGgagcagaagcaggagaag AGGCCGGACAGCTTCCCCCTGAcccagagcagggctctgcagtTACTCTACGACCTCAGGTACCTCAGCATCATCCTGACAGCCAAGAGTGAGGacacaaaacccagcaggatCAAGCAGGACTCCGG GATTGAGAAGGTCATTGACTTCCTGGAGGGACACATCGATCCCTTCGACCTGGATGTCTTCACCCCACACCTGAACGGGAACCTGAACCGCCTGGTGCAGAGAACCTCG GTTCTCTTTGGCCTGCTGACTGGGACAGAGAACCAGTACACGAGCAGGGGCAGCGCGCTGAGCTCACAGGAGCTCCACAACATCCTGCCCTTAGCGTCCAGCCAGATCAG GTTTGGACTTCTGCCACTGAGCATGTCAAGCTCCCGGAAGAGCAAGTCCACTGCCAGGAGCACAGAAAGAGTCCAG ggccaggctgcagctcccgtGCTGCCCAGAGAGGATGAGGCGGCGCGCCCGGGCTCCCTGTTCCGGCAGCTCGTCACCGAGGACGAGGACACGGTGGCACCGTCCCTCTTCAAGCTGGGCTGGCTCTCGGGCATGACCAAGTGA
- the COG1 gene encoding conserved oligomeric Golgi complex subunit 1 isoform X2, translating to MAAPPRGDARKCRPLPVAKMAAAAAPAAQAGAGVGVGVGAGVGAVAVMAARGAEAEALFEAHTTAELRAAERRLRAGIEQKREELRQMVGERYRDLIEAADTIAEMRRSAERLLGAVRGLQRGGAARPGPASTARPPAHQSFYGAAAQLKLLLEVPEQLWGAVEGGRYLPAARLHLLGAHLRRQLQLDTPRARSSPILARFPILLRQVAAASHLRSTILQESKALLRCPTGSDQAVAEALCAIMLLEDSSPRQALADFLLARKLAIQQLLNQPHHGIKAQVCSLMELLTTTLYQAHAVFYTVPEGMAPDPALPCGLLFSTLESTTGQNPAGRGGVLEEDLKLSSWFKYLPESVVEFQPTLRTLAHPISQEYLRETLQQWITMCSDDIRTGVRTLLVYVKSMKGLAGIRDAVWELLSSESGSHSWEAVCRRLLDRPVSFWEELLQQLFLDRLQTLTKEGFDSISSSSKQLLALALQELEVKAGSCALSKQIQLEHNVALFLWSESPGDLPGDAAWVSVGQRGPFARSGLAMKAQALTPCVQSFCSTLDSKLKARLEDVLSYLPTDDSVPKEPAGPPRSAFDRFADAGTVQGLLRDHCVACIQHLLGCVREQLQSAQSQLGPPGDARLNAVLFMARLCQALPELCPHLQRCVLGQAGGAELAPKEPRSAKKLGKGKAQEVSPELAKWQGVKAELLQQSLLAYQLWSSAVTKGLVQGFTHTLLLDTAGSVLATATNWDEIEIQEETESGSSVTSKIRLPVQPSWHVQCLLFSLCQEVNRVGGHTLPKVTLQELLRSCLAEVLAAYEKLVEQKQEKRPDSFPLTQSRALQLLYDLRYLSIILTAKSEDTKPSRIKQDSGIEKVIDFLEGHIDPFDLDVFTPHLNGNLNRLVQRTSVLFGLLTGTENQYTSRGSALSSQELHNILPLASSQIRFGLLPLSMSSSRKSKSTARSTERVQGQAAAPVLPREDEAARPGSLFRQLVTEDEDTVAPSLFKLGWLSGMTK from the exons ATGGCGGCGCCGCCCCGCGGAGACGCCCGGAAGTGCCGTCCCCTTCCCGTggccaagatggcggcggcggcggccccggcggcgcAGGCAGGAGCCGGGGTCGGTGTCGGTGTCGGTGCCGGTGTCGGGGCCGTGGCGGTGATGGCGGCCCGCGGCGCCGAGGCCGAGGCGCTGTTCGAGGCCCACACGACGGCCGAGCTgcgggcggcggagcggcggctgCGCGCCGGCATCGAGCAGAAGCGGGAGGAGCTGCGGCAGATGGTGGGCGAGCGCTACCGCGACCTCATCGAGGCGGCCGACACCATCGCCGAGATGCGGCGGAGCGCCGAGCGCCTGCTGGGCGCCGTGCGGGGGCTGCAGcgcggcggcgcggcccggcccggccccgccagcaCG GCTCGCCCCCCAGCTCACCAGAGTTTCTACGGGGCGGCGGCgcagctgaagctgctgctggaggttcCCGAGCAGCTCTGGGGGGCGGTGGAGGGGGGCCGGTACCTGCCCGCGGCCCGGCTCCACCTGCTCGGGGCCCACCTGCGccggcagctccagctggacaCCCCCCGAGCCCGCTCCAGCCCCATCCTCGCCCGGTTCCCCATCCTGCTGCGACAAGTGGCGGCCGCCAGCCACCTCAG ATCCACCATCCTGCAGGAGAGCAAGGCCCTGCTGCGCTGCCCGACGGGCTCGGACCAGGCGGTGGCCGAAGCCCTGTGTGCCATCATGCTGCTGGAGGACAGCTCCCCACGCCAGGCCCTGGCCGACTTCCTGCTGGCCAGGAAACTGgccatccagcagctgctcaacCAGCCACACCACG GTATCAAAGCTCAGGTGTGTTCCCTGATGGAGCTGCTCACCACCACCCTGTACCAGGCCCACGCTGTCTTCTACACCGTGCCCGAGGGGATGGCCCCggatccagccctgccctgtgggTTGCTCTTCTCCACCCTGGAGAGCACCACGGGCCAGAACCCCGCAG ggagaggaggggtgCTGGAGGAGGATTTGAAGCTGAGCAGCTGGTTCAAGTACCTGCCTGAGTCCGTGGTGGAATTCCAGCCCACCCTGCGGACCCTGGCACACCCCATCAGCCAGGAGTACCTCAGGGAGACCCTGCAGCAGTGGATCACCAT GTGCAGCGATGACATCAGGACAGGGGTCAGGACCCTGCTGGTGTACGTGAAGAGCATgaaggggctggcagggatcCGTGACGctgtgtgggagctgctgtCCAGCGAGTccggcagccacagctgggaggCCGTGTGCCGTCGCCTGCTGGACAGGCCCGTGTCCttctgggaggagctgctgcagcagctcttcctggacaggctgcag ACTCTGACCAAAGAAGGCTTTGACTCCATCTCAAGCAGCtccaagcagctgctggctttAGCCTTGCAGGAGTTGGAAGTGAAAGCCGGCAGCTGTGCCCTGAGCAAGCAGATCCAGCTGGAACACAACGTGGCGCTGTTCCTGTGGTCGGAGAGCCCCGGGGACCTGCCCGGGGACGCGGCGTGGGTCAGCGTGGGGCAGCGCGGGCCCTTCGCCAGGAGCGGGCTGGCCATGAAGGCACAGGCGCTCACTCCGTGCGTGCAGAGCTTCTGCTCCACGCTGGACTCCAAGctgaaggccaggctggaggatgTCCTGTCCTACCTCCCCACGGATGACTCTGTCCCCAAGGAGCCCGCGGGGCCGCCACGCTCTGCCTTCGACCGCTTCGCCGACGCCGGCACCGTGCAGGGGCTGCTCCGTGACCACTGCGTCGCCTGCATCCAGCACCTCCTGGGCTGCGTccgggagcagctccagagtgcccagagccagctgggCCCCCCTGGGGATGCCAGGCTCAACGCCGTGCTCTTCATGGCGAggctgtgccaggccctgcccgAGCTGTGCCCGCACCTGCAGCGCTGTGTCCTGGGCCAGGCAGGCGGCGCAGAGTTGGCACCCAAGGAACCGCGCTCTGCCAAGAAACTGGGCAAGGGCAAAGCCCAGGAAGTGTCCCCCGAGCTGGCCAAGTGGCAGGGGGTGAaggcagagctcctgcagcagagcctgttGGCTTATCAGCTCTGGAGCTCAGCTGTCACCAAA GGTCTGGTTCAGGGCTTCACCCACACGCTGCTGCTCGACACAGCTGGGTCTGTCCTGGCCACGGCCACCAACTGGGATGAGATTGAAATCCAGGAGGAAACCGAGTCTGGGAGCAGCGTGACGTCAAAGATCCGGCTGCCTGTGCAG CCCTCGTGGCACGTGCAGTGCCTCCTGTtcagcctgtgccaggaggTGAACAGGGTCGGTGGTCACACCCTGCCCAAGGTcaccctgcaggagctgctgaggagctgcctggcagaggtGCTCGCTGCCTATGAGAAGCTGGTGgagcagaagcaggagaag AGGCCGGACAGCTTCCCCCTGAcccagagcagggctctgcagtTACTCTACGACCTCAGGTACCTCAGCATCATCCTGACAGCCAAGAGTGAGGacacaaaacccagcaggatCAAGCAGGACTCCGG GATTGAGAAGGTCATTGACTTCCTGGAGGGACACATCGATCCCTTCGACCTGGATGTCTTCACCCCACACCTGAACGGGAACCTGAACCGCCTGGTGCAGAGAACCTCG GTTCTCTTTGGCCTGCTGACTGGGACAGAGAACCAGTACACGAGCAGGGGCAGCGCGCTGAGCTCACAGGAGCTCCACAACATCCTGCCCTTAGCGTCCAGCCAGATCAG GTTTGGACTTCTGCCACTGAGCATGTCAAGCTCCCGGAAGAGCAAGTCCACTGCCAGGAGCACAGAAAGAGTCCAG ggccaggctgcagctcccgtGCTGCCCAGAGAGGATGAGGCGGCGCGCCCGGGCTCCCTGTTCCGGCAGCTCGTCACCGAGGACGAGGACACGGTGGCACCGTCCCTCTTCAAGCTGGGCTGGCTCTCGGGCATGACCAAGTGA
- the COG1 gene encoding conserved oligomeric Golgi complex subunit 1 isoform X3, with protein MAAPPRGDARKCRPLPVAKMAAAAAPAAQAGAGVGVGVGAGVGAVAVMAARGAEAEALFEAHTTAELRAAERRLRAGIEQKREELRQMVGERYRDLIEAADTIAEMRRSAERLLGAVRGLQRGGAARPGPASTARPPAHQSFYGAAAQLKLLLEVPEQLWGAVEGGRYLPAARLHLLGAHLRRQLQLDTPRARSSPILARFPILLRQVAAASHLRSTILQESKALLRCPTGSDQAVAEALCAIMLLEDSSPRQALADFLLARKLAIQQLLNQPHHGAGIKAQVCSLMELLTTTLYQAHAVFYTVPEGMAPDPALPCGLLFSTLESTTGQNPAGRGGVLEEDLKLSSWFKYLPESVVEFQPTLRTLAHPISQEYLRETLQQWITMCSDDIRTGVRTLLVYVKSMKGLAGIRDAVWELLSSESGSHSWEAVCRRLLDRPVSFWEELLQQLFLDRLQTLTKEGFDSISSSSKQLLALALQELEVKAGSCALSKQIQLEHNVALFLWSESPGDLPGDAAWVSVGQRGPFARSGLAMKAQALTPCVQSFCSTLDSKLKARLEDVLSYLPTDDSVPKEPAGPPRSAFDRFADAGTVQGLLRDHCVACIQHLLGCVREQLQSAQSQLGPPGDARLNAVLFMARLCQALPELCPHLQRCVLGQAGGAELAPKEPRSAKKLGKGKAQEVSPELAKWQGVKAELLQQSLLAYQLWSSAVTKGLVQGFTHTLLLDTAGSVLATATNWDEIEIQEETESGSSVTSKIRLPVQPSWHVQCLLFSLCQEVNRVGGHTLPKVTLQELLRSCLAEVLAAYEKLVEQKQEKRPDSFPLTQSRALQLLYDLRYLSIILTAKSEDTKPSRIKQDSGIEKVIDFLEGHIDPFDLDVFTPHLNGNLNRLVQRTSVLFGLLTGTENQYTSRGSALSSQELHNILPLASSQIRFGLLPLSMSSSRKSKSTARSTERVQWDAAL; from the exons ATGGCGGCGCCGCCCCGCGGAGACGCCCGGAAGTGCCGTCCCCTTCCCGTggccaagatggcggcggcggcggccccggcggcgcAGGCAGGAGCCGGGGTCGGTGTCGGTGTCGGTGCCGGTGTCGGGGCCGTGGCGGTGATGGCGGCCCGCGGCGCCGAGGCCGAGGCGCTGTTCGAGGCCCACACGACGGCCGAGCTgcgggcggcggagcggcggctgCGCGCCGGCATCGAGCAGAAGCGGGAGGAGCTGCGGCAGATGGTGGGCGAGCGCTACCGCGACCTCATCGAGGCGGCCGACACCATCGCCGAGATGCGGCGGAGCGCCGAGCGCCTGCTGGGCGCCGTGCGGGGGCTGCAGcgcggcggcgcggcccggcccggccccgccagcaCG GCTCGCCCCCCAGCTCACCAGAGTTTCTACGGGGCGGCGGCgcagctgaagctgctgctggaggttcCCGAGCAGCTCTGGGGGGCGGTGGAGGGGGGCCGGTACCTGCCCGCGGCCCGGCTCCACCTGCTCGGGGCCCACCTGCGccggcagctccagctggacaCCCCCCGAGCCCGCTCCAGCCCCATCCTCGCCCGGTTCCCCATCCTGCTGCGACAAGTGGCGGCCGCCAGCCACCTCAG ATCCACCATCCTGCAGGAGAGCAAGGCCCTGCTGCGCTGCCCGACGGGCTCGGACCAGGCGGTGGCCGAAGCCCTGTGTGCCATCATGCTGCTGGAGGACAGCTCCCCACGCCAGGCCCTGGCCGACTTCCTGCTGGCCAGGAAACTGgccatccagcagctgctcaacCAGCCACACCACG GTGCAGGTATCAAAGCTCAGGTGTGTTCCCTGATGGAGCTGCTCACCACCACCCTGTACCAGGCCCACGCTGTCTTCTACACCGTGCCCGAGGGGATGGCCCCggatccagccctgccctgtgggTTGCTCTTCTCCACCCTGGAGAGCACCACGGGCCAGAACCCCGCAG ggagaggaggggtgCTGGAGGAGGATTTGAAGCTGAGCAGCTGGTTCAAGTACCTGCCTGAGTCCGTGGTGGAATTCCAGCCCACCCTGCGGACCCTGGCACACCCCATCAGCCAGGAGTACCTCAGGGAGACCCTGCAGCAGTGGATCACCAT GTGCAGCGATGACATCAGGACAGGGGTCAGGACCCTGCTGGTGTACGTGAAGAGCATgaaggggctggcagggatcCGTGACGctgtgtgggagctgctgtCCAGCGAGTccggcagccacagctgggaggCCGTGTGCCGTCGCCTGCTGGACAGGCCCGTGTCCttctgggaggagctgctgcagcagctcttcctggacaggctgcag ACTCTGACCAAAGAAGGCTTTGACTCCATCTCAAGCAGCtccaagcagctgctggctttAGCCTTGCAGGAGTTGGAAGTGAAAGCCGGCAGCTGTGCCCTGAGCAAGCAGATCCAGCTGGAACACAACGTGGCGCTGTTCCTGTGGTCGGAGAGCCCCGGGGACCTGCCCGGGGACGCGGCGTGGGTCAGCGTGGGGCAGCGCGGGCCCTTCGCCAGGAGCGGGCTGGCCATGAAGGCACAGGCGCTCACTCCGTGCGTGCAGAGCTTCTGCTCCACGCTGGACTCCAAGctgaaggccaggctggaggatgTCCTGTCCTACCTCCCCACGGATGACTCTGTCCCCAAGGAGCCCGCGGGGCCGCCACGCTCTGCCTTCGACCGCTTCGCCGACGCCGGCACCGTGCAGGGGCTGCTCCGTGACCACTGCGTCGCCTGCATCCAGCACCTCCTGGGCTGCGTccgggagcagctccagagtgcccagagccagctgggCCCCCCTGGGGATGCCAGGCTCAACGCCGTGCTCTTCATGGCGAggctgtgccaggccctgcccgAGCTGTGCCCGCACCTGCAGCGCTGTGTCCTGGGCCAGGCAGGCGGCGCAGAGTTGGCACCCAAGGAACCGCGCTCTGCCAAGAAACTGGGCAAGGGCAAAGCCCAGGAAGTGTCCCCCGAGCTGGCCAAGTGGCAGGGGGTGAaggcagagctcctgcagcagagcctgttGGCTTATCAGCTCTGGAGCTCAGCTGTCACCAAA GGTCTGGTTCAGGGCTTCACCCACACGCTGCTGCTCGACACAGCTGGGTCTGTCCTGGCCACGGCCACCAACTGGGATGAGATTGAAATCCAGGAGGAAACCGAGTCTGGGAGCAGCGTGACGTCAAAGATCCGGCTGCCTGTGCAG CCCTCGTGGCACGTGCAGTGCCTCCTGTtcagcctgtgccaggaggTGAACAGGGTCGGTGGTCACACCCTGCCCAAGGTcaccctgcaggagctgctgaggagctgcctggcagaggtGCTCGCTGCCTATGAGAAGCTGGTGgagcagaagcaggagaag AGGCCGGACAGCTTCCCCCTGAcccagagcagggctctgcagtTACTCTACGACCTCAGGTACCTCAGCATCATCCTGACAGCCAAGAGTGAGGacacaaaacccagcaggatCAAGCAGGACTCCGG GATTGAGAAGGTCATTGACTTCCTGGAGGGACACATCGATCCCTTCGACCTGGATGTCTTCACCCCACACCTGAACGGGAACCTGAACCGCCTGGTGCAGAGAACCTCG GTTCTCTTTGGCCTGCTGACTGGGACAGAGAACCAGTACACGAGCAGGGGCAGCGCGCTGAGCTCACAGGAGCTCCACAACATCCTGCCCTTAGCGTCCAGCCAGATCAG GTTTGGACTTCTGCCACTGAGCATGTCAAGCTCCCGGAAGAGCAAGTCCACTGCCAGGAGCACAGAAAGAGTCCAG TGGGATGCTGCCCTGTAA
- the SSTR2 gene encoding somatostatin receptor type 2, translating to MELEYELPNATAFWFSAASPFDNFSLEAPTNTSQNATGQHFDLTSNAILTFIYFVVCIIGLCGNTLVIYVILRYAKMKTITNIYILNLAIADELFMLGLPFLAMQVALVHWPFGKALCRIVMTVDGINQFTSIFCLTVMSVDRYLAVVHPIKSAKWRRPRTAKMINVAVWGVSLLVIMPIMIYAGVQHNHGRSSCTIIWPGESGAWYTGFIIYAFILGFLVPLTIICLCYLFIIIKVKSSGIRVGSSKRKKSEKKVTRMVSIVVAVFIFCWLPFYIFNVSSVSVMIVPTPVLKGMFDFVVVLSYANSCANPILYAFLSDNFKKSFQNVLCLVKVSGMDEADRSDSKQDKSRLNETTETQRTLLNGDLQTSI from the coding sequence ATGGAGCTGGAGTACGAGCTGCCCAATGCCACCGCCTTCTGGTTCTCCGCGGCGTCCCCCTTCGACAACTTCTCCCTGGAGGCGCCCACCAACACCTCCCAGAACGCCACGGGCCAGCACTTCGACCTGACCAGCAACGCCATCCTCACCTTCATCTACTTCGTGGTCTGCATCATCGGGCTGTGCGGCAACACGCTGGTCATCTACGTCATCCTCCGCTATGCCAAGATGAAAACCATCACCAACATCTACATCCTCAACCTGGCCATCGCAGACGAGCTCTTCATGCTCGGGCTGCCCTTCCTGGCCATGCAGGTGGCCCTGGTGCACTGGCCCTTTGGCAAAGCCCTCTGCAGGATTGTCATGACGGTGGATGGCATCAACCAGTTCACCAGTATCTTCTGCCTGACGGTTATGAGCGTTGACCGGTACCTGGCTGTCGTCCATCCCATCAAATCTGCCAAGTGGAGGCGGCCCAGGACAGCCAAAATGATCAACGTGGCCGTTTGGGGCGTCTCCCTGCTGGTGATCATGCCTATCATGATTTATGCTGGGGTGCAGCACAACCACGGCAGGAGTAGCTGCACCATCATCTGGCCGGGAGAGTCGGGTGCCTGGTACACGGGATTCATCATCTACGCCTTCATCCTGGGCTTCCTGGTGCCTCTCACCATTATCTGCCTTTGCTACCTGTTCATCATCATCAAAGTCAAGTCCTCGGGCATCAGGGTGGGCTCCTCCAAGAGGAAAAAGTCCGAGAAGAAAGTCACCAGGATGGTGTCCATCGTGGTCGCTGTCTTCATCTTCTGCTGGCTTCCCTTCTACATCTTCAACGTCTCCTCCGTGTCCGTCATGATCGTGCCCACGCCCGTCCTCAAGGGCATGTTCGACTTCGTGGTGGTCCTCAGCTATGCCAACAGCTGTGCCAACCCCATCCTCTACGCCTTCCTGTCTGACAACTTCAAGAAGAGCTTTCAGAACGTGCTGTGCCTGGTGAAGGTCAGTGGCATGGACGAGGCCGACCGCAGCGACAGCAAGCAGGACAAATCCCGGCTCAACGAGACCACGGAAACCCAGAGGACCCTGCTCAATGGTGACCTGCAGACGAGCATctga